The following are encoded together in the Ranitomeya imitator isolate aRanImi1 chromosome 4, aRanImi1.pri, whole genome shotgun sequence genome:
- the NEFM gene encoding neurofilament medium polypeptide: MSYSLETLGSPSYRRMAEIRTSYSRTSSSPSSGFRSQSWSRSTPSTISSSYKRSNLAAPRGFSSSDSLDLSQSSGYNGDFKQVRSSEKEQLQGLNDRFAGYIEKVHYLEQQNKEIEAEIQALRQKQSGYSQLGEIYEQELRELRSNLEHVNHDKAQVLLDSEHLEEDLQRLKDRYEEELRIRDDAEATIRAMKKDIDDTSLIKVELDKKVQSLQEEIAFLKNNHEEEVGELLAQIQASHITVERKDFQKTDLASALREIRSQLEGHSNNNMVQTEEVFKNRYAKLTEAAEQNKEAIRSAKEELAEYRRQLHSKTVELESVKGTKESLERQLNDIEERHNNDLTSYQETIQQLDNELRGTKWEMSRHLREYQDLLNVKMALDIEIAAYRKLLEGEETRFCSFSSLPSGPSAPHRQGPVTVTSRVQQTRAEPPRVKVQHKFVEEIIEETKVEDERSDMEAALAAMAEEFASGLMEGEEEEAEEGEEEKGEGEEEEEVEDEVEEEIVAAVESTVQAAAPGGEEEEEGEEKEEEEAEEEEGEKGDEEAAEEGEKGEEEEEGDKTEEEVEEEGEKEEGEEEGETVEEEAEQEEEVKAEEGEEEGEGEGGEEEEGKTEEEEGEKEEEDEGEKEGEEEGEKEGEEEGAEEAEVEGGEGEAEEEAGKEEGEEGDTEEAEGEQEAEGAEEEATEETQEEEVVEEPFVETKVVRVKAAVQKVEVEETEKEAEEEKEGGDEEEKGEEEAEEKAGVEEEEGAVDESSEQQEEKAGTDEEKEEGGEEEETKDEEETGEDKAEEESGEDKEAEAEEEKAESPEESVEEAIPASMAASVGTEKEEDKEEEAEEEEEGSPRDDGKEDTAVNGDVQEESEDKGVVTNGLDDSPSEDKDSTKSQQTVVITKKIETTTSEGEDGTKYITKSVTVTQKVEEHEETVQEKSVSTKKVEKVTSHAVVKGADNK; encoded by the exons ATGAGCTACTCTCTGGAAACATTAGGTAGCCCCTCTTATAGGAGGATGGCGGAGATCAGGACCAGCTATTCAAGGACAAGCAGTTCCCCATCCAGCGGTTTCAGGTCTCAAAGCTGGTCCAGAAGCACCCCTAGCACCATCTCCTCCTCCTATAAGAGGAGCAACCTAGCAGCGCCCAGAGGGTTCAGCTCCAGTGACAGTTTGGATCTTAGTCAGTCATCCGGCTACAATGGAGACTTCAAGCAAGTACGATCGAGCGAAAAGGAGCAACTACAAGGACTCAATGATCGTTTTGCTGGTTACATCGAAAAAGTCCACTACCTGGAGCAACAGAACAAGGAAATTGAAGCAGAAATTCAGGCCCTAAGGCAAAAGCAGAGCGGATACAGCCAGTTGGGTGAGATCTACGAACAAGAGCTGAGAGAGTTGAGGTCTAACTTGGAACATGTCAACCATGACAAGGCGCAGGTTCTTTTAGACTCTGAACACCTTGAGGAAGACCTCCAGAGGCTGAAAGACAGGTATGAAGAAGAGCTCAGGATTAGGGACGACGCAGAGGCCACTATCAGGGCGATGAAGAAGGACATCGATGACACGTCCTTGATAAAGGTGGAGTTGGACAAGAAGGTCCAGTCTCTGCAAGAAGAGATTGCCTTCCTCAAAAACAACCATGAAGAAGAAGTCGGTGAGCTGCTAGCCCAAATCCAGGCCTCCCACATCACTGTAGAGAGGAAGGACTTCCAGAAGACAGATTTGGCCTCTGCCTTAAGGGAAATCCGATCTCAGCTAGAGGGTCACTCCAACAACAACATGGTCCAGACAGAGGAGGTCTTTAAAAATAGGTATGCCAAGCTAACAGAAGCTGCAGAACAGAACAAAGAAGCGATCAGATCTGCCAAAGAGGAGCTAGCCGAATACAGAAGGCAACTACACAGCAAAACTGTAGAGCTGGAGTCCGTAAAAGGAACCAAAGAGTCACTGGAGAGACAGTTGAATGATATCGAGGAGAGACACAACAATGACTTGACCAGTTACCAG GAAACCATCCAACAGCTGGACAACGAGCTGCGAGGAACGAAATGGGAGATGTCCCGTCACCTGAGAGAATACCAAGATCTTCTCAATGTCAAAATGGCTCTGGATATAGAAATTGCTGCATACAG GAAACTCCTTGAGGGAGAAGAAACCCGCTTCTGCTCATTCTCCAGCCTCCCTTCAGGACCATCAGCTCCACACAGACAGGGACCTGTTACAGTAACCTCCAGAGTACAGCAAACTCGAGCGGAGCCTCCCAGAGTCAAAGTGCAGCACAAGTTTGTGGAGGAGATCATTGAGGAAACCAAAGTGGAAGATGAAAGGTCAGATATGGAGGCAGCATTGGCTGCGATGGCAGAAGAGTTTGCATCAGGGCTTATGGAGGGAGAAGAGGAAGAGGCAGAAGAAGGTGAGGAGGAAAAGGGAGagggagaggaagaggaggaggtagaAGATGAGGTTGAAGAGGAGATTGTAGCTGCTGTAGAGTCTACTGTACAGGCAGCAGCCCCTGGgggggaggaagaggaagagggagaggaaaaagaagaagaagaagcagagGAAGAAGAAGGGGAAAAGGGGGATGAAGAAGCAGCAGAGGAGGGAGAAAAGGGCgaggaagaagaggaaggagaTAAGACAGAGGAAGAGGTAGAAGAAGAGGGGgaaaaagaggaaggtgaagaggaAGGAGAGACAGTAGAAGAGGAAGCAGAACAGGAGGAAGAAGTGAAAGCCGAGGAAGGCGAAGAGGAGGgggaaggagaaggaggagaagaagaggagGGAAAGACAGAAGAAGAGGAAGGTGAGAAGGAAGAAGAAGATGagggagagaaagagggagaggaggaaggagagaaagagggagaagaggaaggagcagaaGAAGCAGAGGTAGAAGGTGGAGAGGGAGAAGCAGAAGAAGAAGCTGGAAAGGAAGAAGGAGAAGAGGGGGACACAGAGGAGGCAGAAGGTGAGCAGGAGGCAGAAGGGGCAGAGGAAGAGGCTACTGAGGAGACACAAGAGGAAGAAGTAGTAGAGGAGCCTTTTGTGGAGACTAAGGTTGTAAGGGTAAAAGCAGCAGTGCAGAAGGTAGAAGTAGAAGAAACAGAAAAGGAAGCAGAAGAGGAGAAGGAGGGTGGTGATGAAGAAGAGAAGGGAGAGGAAGAAGCAGAGGAAAAGGCAGGAGTAGAGGAAGAAGAGGGAGCAGTAGATGAAAGCTCAGAGCAACAAGAGGAGAAAGCAGGAACAGATGAGGAGaaagaagagggaggagaagaagaagaaaccAAAGATGAGGAAGAAACTGGGGAAGATAAAGCTGAGGAAGAATCTGGAGAGGATAAAGAGGCTGAAGCCGAGGAGGAGAAGGCAGAGTCTCCAGAAGAAAGTGTGGAGGAGGCCATCCCTGCATCTATGGCAGCTTCTGTAGGAACAGAAAAAGAAGAAGACAAAGAAGAAgaagcagaagaagaagaagaaggcagTCCCAGGGATGACGGGAAGGAAGACACTGCAGTAAATGGAGATGTACAAGAAGAGAGCGAGGACAAAGGTGTAGTCACCAATGGTCTCGATGACAGCCCCTCAGAGGACAAAGACAGCACCAAGAGCCAGCAAACTGTTGTCATCACCAAAAAGATTGAGACCACCACCAGCGAAGGTGAAGACGGAACCAAATACATTACCAAGTCTGTGACAGTCACCCAGAAGGTGGAGGAACACGAAGAAACCGTCCAGGAGAAATCCGTGTCCACGAAGAAGGTGGAAAAAGTCACTTCACATGCAGTAGTTAAAGGTGCTGACAATAAGTGA